One genomic window of Cololabis saira isolate AMF1-May2022 chromosome 3, fColSai1.1, whole genome shotgun sequence includes the following:
- the LOC133424084 gene encoding hereditary hemochromatosis protein homolog, with the protein MEQMYLQIRFSKVYQPFCVQILRRLLESEKHLVMRRVKPRLRLLSQPGGGGAQITCLATDFYPRHINLTLLRDGEPVDEEEMTVGSVLPNGNGLYQLRKTLVVDEEELQRKHKYTCAASHLSLDNRLDVSWRVESFRSFRVHVISAPIVLLLVVVILLLVLMMKMRKRSGSEGISMETQESHGASTDEGSEPGVEDWDVTASLKQFSSK; encoded by the coding sequence ATGGAGCAGATGTACCTGCAGATACGCTTCTCAAAGGTCTACCAGCCGTTCTGCGTCCAGATTCTGCGACGCCTGCTGGAGAGTGAGAAGCACTTGGTGATGCGTCGTGTTAAACCTCGACTACGCCTCCTATCACAgccgggggggggcggggcccagATCACCTGTCTGGCCACAGACTTCTACCCTCGCCACATCAACCTGACGCTGCTGCGGGACGGTGAACCCGTGGACGAGGAGGAAATGACCGTTGGCTCGGTGCTGCCCAACGGCAATGGTCTCTACCAGCTGAGGAAGACGCTGGTggtggatgaagaggagctgcagaggaagCACAAGTACACCTGTGCAGCGTCTCACCTGAGTCTGGACAACCGGCTGGACGTGAGCTGGAGGGTGGAGTCTTTCCGTTCATTCAGAGTCCACGTCATCTCTGCTCCCATCGTCCTCCTGCTGGTTgtcgtcatcctgctgctggtgctgatgatgaagatgaggaagaggtcAGGGTCAGAGggcatctccatggaaacacagGAGAGTCACGGAGCCAGCACTGATGAGGGATCGGAGCCAGGGGTGGAGGACTGGGACGTGACGGCTTCACTAAAGCAGTTTTCCTCCAAATAA
- the LOC133440415 gene encoding hereditary hemochromatosis protein homolog, which translates to MFVLQLMSGFLLLHLVISSGFGNHSLWGLFTYISGPTQFPEFSMVIMLDDIQVGYYDTDQLIKVGAGGEKGEELDLGQFFLNLLHENMMDMRMRLDLVRKQLNLTSPGVYVQQRMVVCEVQEDGQHDFFMVRDGVNGHDGDSIHCNRTHFLYGGGDGWDFHWDTIKQMYQQTLYTNIFLPFCIQTLQHLLEINKHLLMRRVRPRLRLLSQPGGGGAQITCLATDFYPRHINLTLLRDGDPVDENQMTVGSVLPNGNGLYQLRKTLMVDEEELQRKHKYTCAASHLSLDNRLDMSWRAESFHSFRLHVVSAPVVLLLVVVILLLLLMMKMRKRSGSEGISMETQESHGASTDEGSEPGVEDRDVTA; encoded by the exons atgtttgttctCCAGCTGATGTCGGGGTTtctgctcctccacctggtgaTAAGTTCAG GCTTTGGAAATCACTCTCTGTGGGGGTTGTTCACCTACATCTCAGGACCAACCCAGTTCCCAGAGTTCTCCATGGTTATTATGCTGGATGACATCCAGGTGGGGTACTATGACACAGACCAACTGATAAAGGTTGGTGCTGGAGGTGAGAAAGGGGAGGAGCTTGACCTGGGACAGTTCTTCTTGAATTTGCTGCATGAGAATATGATGGATATGAGGATGAGGTTGGACTTAGTCAGAAAACAGCTGAACCTGACCTCTCCAGGTGTCTACGTTCAACAGAGGATGGTGGTTTGTGAGGTCCAGGAAGACGGTCAGCATGATTTCTTCATGGTCAGGGATGGTGTCAATGGTCATGATGGCGACAGCATCCATTGTAACAGGACCCACTTCCTGTACGGCGGTGGTGATGGTTGGGATTTCCACTGGGACACCATTAAGCAGATGTACCAGCAGACTCTCTACACAAACATCTTCCTGCCCTTCTGTATCCAGACTCTGCAACACCTGCTGGAGATCAACAAGCACCTGTTGATGCGTCGTGTTCGACCTCGACTACGCCTCCTATCACAgccgggggggggcggggcccagATCACCTGTCTGGCCACAGACTTCTACCCTCGCCACATCAACCTGACGCTGCTGCGGGACGGTGATCCCGTGGACGAGAACCAAATGACCGTTGGCTCGGTGCTGCCCAACGGCAACGGTCTCTACCAGCTGAGGAAGACGCTGATggtggatgaagaggagctgcagaggaagCACAAGTACACCTGTGCAGCGTCTCACCTGAGTCTGGACAACCGGCTGGACATGAGCTGGAGGGCGGAGTCTTTCCACTCATTCAGACTCCATGTCGTCTCTGCTCCCGTCGTCCTCCTGCTGGTTgtcgtcatcctgctgctgctgctgatgatgaagatgaggaagaggtcAGGGTCAGAGggcatctccatggaaacacagGAGAGTCACGGAGCCAGCACTGATGAGGGATCGGAGCCAGGGGTGGAGGACCGGGACGTGACGGCTTAA